The following DNA comes from Desulfobacterales bacterium.
TCGCATTTGCCGCGCTGTGGTGGATAAAGAAAAAATCCTGATTTTTGGTGATTACGACGCAGACGGAATTAGTGCCACGGCAGTGCTCTTAGAGTTCCTGAAGGCCGCTGACGCTGATGTCTCCGTTTATATTCCCCATCGCATCAAAGAAGGCTATAGCCTGAAGCCCCACCACATCCAAAATAATGCTCTTCCCAACCAGATCCGATTGATTATTACTGCCGACTGCGGTTCCGGCAGCACCGATGCCCTTGCTGCTGCTGCCAAAGCAGGTATCGATGTGGTCGTAACCGATCATCATGAAATTCCTGAAGACATACCACCGGCCGTGGCCGTGCTGAACCCCAAACGTCCCGATTGCTCGGCCGGCATGGAAACATTGGCCGGTGTGGGGGTTGCTTTTACCCTGGTTATCGCTATCAGAAAACACCTGCGCGATCGGGGCTTCTGGGAAAATCGCCCGCAACCCAATCTTAAAAACCTTTGCGATCTGGTGGCGCTGGGCACCATCGGCGACCAGGTTCCTCTGATTGCCGAAAATCGTATGTTTGCAAAAACAGGACTGCAACTGATCAATGCAGCAACACGACCGGGGATTGCCGCACTGCGGTCAGTTGCCGGTATCAAGCAGCAACCGATCAATGCAGAAGATGTAGCTTTCAGACTCGTTCCACGCCTGAATGCTGCCGGCCGAATGGACCATGCGTCTCAGGCGCTGCAGCTGCTGACAAGCACCAATACTGCCAAAGCACACCAGCTGGCCCAAACACTGGATCAATTCAACTTGCAGCGGCGGCAACTGGAACAATCCATTCTGGATGCCATTTTAACCGATTTGAGACAATATCCGGACCCGCTAAAGGCACAAAGCCTGGTCAGTTGGAATTCGGGATGGCACCTGGGTGTTTTGGGGATTGTGGCCTCCCGTATTGTGGACATCTATCATCGACCGGTTGTGTTAATCGCCCTGCAAGGTAACCTTGGCAAAGGCTCTGCCCGCAGCGTACCGGGCCTTGACCTATACAGTTCGCTACAGGATTGCCGGCATCTGCTAGAAGATTTTGGCGGTCACTCAATGGCAGCCGGCTTGACCATCAGATCTGAAAATTTAAGTGCCTTTCAACAGGCGTTCGAAAGGGCCGTCATCCGGTTGGCTCAGATCGATTTTCAAACGCCAAGCCTGACCATCGATACTGAAATTGATTTCAATGCCATATCGACCAAATTGATGGATGAAATAGAACAGATCAGTCCTTTCGGCAATCAGAACCCGGAACCCCTGTTTATGGCACGTGACGTTAAAGTGCTGTCATCTAAAATCGTTGGGCAAGGCCATCGCAAAATGGTGCTCACCCAGGGTGGTGAAGGTAACGCTAAATCCATCAACGCCATTTGGTTCAATGCCGATCAGAAGCTAATAGAAAAAACCGCATATGCCCGCCTTGCTTTCCGATTGCGTTGGAATCACTGGAATAATAATAGGAGCATACAGATCATTGTCGAAGACGCACAGTAAAAGGGACAGAGGTCAGAGAACCTTATTGGGTGGCCGCTGGCTTCTCGCTACTGGCTGCTGGCAGTCTAAATCGTGAAATTCGGAACCCGCAACCTGTAAAGCACAACCCTGAACCCAGAACGCAGAACTTTCGAACCTTAGGATCAGCCCGCAAACACATGTGAGTCTTCCAGACGCACTTCCAGGCGCGCCAAATCCACTTCGGACAATCTTAGGTGGGTGGCTTCCGGGGTAGTGTGCAGAACAACGGCAGGTTCGCTTATCATTCCTATACCCAGTTTATGACACATTTGATTGGCCAGGCGCACCAGTATCAACAGAGGATTGTTATCATCCAGCTCGGCCAGGTGGTGATCCCGGGCGACAAGGCAATATTTTTCAGGCAAATTCCATTGCCGCATCAGTGACGATCCCTGATCGGTATGCAAATTGGCCATGACTTCCTGGATAACCGTATCCGATGGTGGGGTATCGATTTCCCCGCCGGCGACCATACCATCCATGATCTTCAAAATGTAAAGCTTGCCCACATCGTGAAGCAATCCGGCAATAAATGTTTCATGCGACAGTGTCTCAAAATTGCTCTGTTTGGCAATCCAGCTCGCGCCGATGGCACAACCCACCGAATGGCGCCACAGTCTTTTCATGATCTGATTGACAGCCGGATCCTTGGACACGAAATTATGCTGCAGAGCCACCAGGCTGACGATATTGGATATTTCCTTATTTCCCAGACGAATAATGGCATCTCTGACCGTTGCCACCTGGGCCAAGCCCTTATAGAAGGAAGAGTTAGAAACACGCAGCACCTCCCCGGTAAGAGATTGGTCACTAACAATCAGTTTTTCAATCAAACGGGAATCCGGCTCTTCTTTGGCAACCTCTTTTTGAATTCGCAGTGCAGTCGCATTAAAGGCTGGCAACTTAACTTTTTCTGCGGCCGTATAATTTTTAATCATTCCCACCAGGGAACTCTGAGTCTCCATAGCGTTCTCCTAATAATTGCGCCGCAATTCTGCCATCGGCCTCGGTTGCTGCAAGCGCGGCAGACTGCGCAGCAACTCCTCAACCGTTGTAACGCCTTCGGCGGCCTTATGGATGCCATCTTCCAAAAGGGTTATGAGACCGGCGGATTCAATACTAATCTGTCGAAGCTCTTTGCTTGGTTTTCGCTCCAGAATAGCATCCCGCACAAGCTGGTCTAAAATAAGCAACTCAAAAATACCGACGCGGCGATTGTATCCGGTGTGTTGGCAGT
Coding sequences within:
- the recJ gene encoding single-stranded-DNA-specific exonuclease RecJ is translated as MKKKWDILQPDAVKVQQLSDRLNCHPVTAAVLINRHLTSADDASDFLGTTLNQMRPPFGLKDMQSAVNRICRAVVDKEKILIFGDYDADGISATAVLLEFLKAADADVSVYIPHRIKEGYSLKPHHIQNNALPNQIRLIITADCGSGSTDALAAAAKAGIDVVVTDHHEIPEDIPPAVAVLNPKRPDCSAGMETLAGVGVAFTLVIAIRKHLRDRGFWENRPQPNLKNLCDLVALGTIGDQVPLIAENRMFAKTGLQLINAATRPGIAALRSVAGIKQQPINAEDVAFRLVPRLNAAGRMDHASQALQLLTSTNTAKAHQLAQTLDQFNLQRRQLEQSILDAILTDLRQYPDPLKAQSLVSWNSGWHLGVLGIVASRIVDIYHRPVVLIALQGNLGKGSARSVPGLDLYSSLQDCRHLLEDFGGHSMAAGLTIRSENLSAFQQAFERAVIRLAQIDFQTPSLTIDTEIDFNAISTKLMDEIEQISPFGNQNPEPLFMARDVKVLSSKIVGQGHRKMVLTQGGEGNAKSINAIWFNADQKLIEKTAYARLAFRLRWNHWNNNRSIQIIVEDAQ
- a CDS encoding HDOD domain-containing protein; amino-acid sequence: METQSSLVGMIKNYTAAEKVKLPAFNATALRIQKEVAKEEPDSRLIEKLIVSDQSLTGEVLRVSNSSFYKGLAQVATVRDAIIRLGNKEISNIVSLVALQHNFVSKDPAVNQIMKRLWRHSVGCAIGASWIAKQSNFETLSHETFIAGLLHDVGKLYILKIMDGMVAGGEIDTPPSDTVIQEVMANLHTDQGSSLMRQWNLPEKYCLVARDHHLAELDDNNPLLILVRLANQMCHKLGIGMISEPAVVLHTTPEATHLRLSEVDLARLEVRLEDSHVFAG